In Toxoplasma gondii ME49 chromosome VIII, whole genome shotgun sequence, a single genomic region encodes these proteins:
- a CDS encoding hypothetical protein (encoded by transcript TGME49_268176) yields the protein MTPPCLHPETVPCMQTPLGRSFHCHGVSPARASLPLALSLSSHLFCLLASSALCFCLSAVPRRYVYSVKLVRFCDRSQVSRHRLAAVRVPPPKKFFTGDVQLASPRSRCRAGAGACTAPEGQGAQEERAKRIQALLPSADSTEGAYVWANASNDPRRGTTLLAKSSVQSEAICFAFDKHLSYWEQDSHYRARPSDVRTLPSSGPRDSLDRQPSLNEACALAACKSPEGSGSPNAPAALAEAGEPSEEDGGRNRERGREASAEIAAGSTHLQRRLLPVDSSQETAKNDEGESSEEERRQESVDPRREAGQETGATLEEIRESLGEESEARPDAALRVCASSEELSLTLAEGVQSPFSFSGQRALSPRLEVEAASLGGESRNDEDLTVSAFSDDEGEQTPAKAGADKTAENGEVAAASSSPAANFSAEDSQVPPGSLRRPAGDAARESSASKTNVCCPAALDSLDRDIDEVCRLLESRPAYSCGARDSEGELEKETGTQEEKSNASEDRASELSVEAPLPVASARGRRREREENRDLESRAEFVRRRHASLAAIGRRVKADAAKRRHRSLSSHRRGSASELALDSSPASPARRASLATLVIAQVREEERAKVREALEGGAEGERGLAGSARPRRSRTLELSRLGTNHDAYEAAYRRILEGCITVKETDWTFLASGETGESEKLASDGRASSEDSGCSGNASGA from the exons ATGACGCCTCCGTGTCTTCATCCAGAGACTgttccttgcatgcagacaccaCTCGGCCGTTCTTTCCATTGCCATGGTGTCTCCCCCGCCCGAGCCTCACTGCCTCTCGCCCTTTCCCTTTCATCGCAtcttttctgcctcctcgctaGCTCGGCGctttgcttctgtctctctgctgttcctcGCAGATACGTGTACAGCGTGAAGCTCGTGCGCTTCTGTGACCGGAGCcaggtgtctcgacaccggCTCGCTGCCGTTCGTGTGCCTCCGCCGAAGAAGTTTTTCACTGGCGACGTCCAGCTGGCGTCTCCGCGGAGTCGGTGTCGCGCCGGcgccggcgcatgcacagcccCCGAGGGCCAGGGAGCGCAAGAAGAGCGAGCGAAGAGGATTCAGGCTCTCCTCCCGTCAGCCGACAGCACAGAGGGCGCCTACGTCTGGGCCAATGCCTCGAACGACCCTCGAAGAGGAACGACTCTGCTG GCGAAGTCCTCTGTGCAGAGTGAAGCGATTTGCTTCGCGTTTGACAAACATCTCTCGTACTGGGAGCAAGACAGCCACTACCGCGCGCGACCCTCCGATGTGAGGACCTTGCCGAGTTCTGGTCCTCGGGACTCGCTGGACCGTCAGCCGTCGCTGAACGAAGCCTGCGCTCTTGCGGCCTGTAAATCTCCCGAGGGAAGCGGCTCGCCGAACGCTCCAGCGGCGCTTGCAGAGGCTGGAGAGCCGAGCGAGGAGGACGGAGGCCGGAACCGCGAGAGAGGTCGAGAGGCGAGTGCAGAGATCGCGGCGGGGTCGACgcatctgcagagaagactcCTTCCCGTAGATTCTTCCCAGGAGACCGCGAAGAACGACGAGGGAGAAtccagcgaagaagaacggaggcAGGAAAGCGTGGATCCGAGAAGGGAAGCtggacaggagacaggagctACGCTGGAAGAGATAAGGGAGAGCCTAGgtgaagagagcgaggccaGACCGGATGCGGCCTTGCGCGTCTGTGCGTCCTCCGAGGAGCTGAGCCTCACACTAGCAGAGGGCGTTCAGTCAcccttctccttcagcgGCCAGAGGGCCCTGTCGCCGCGACTCGAGGTCGAAGCGGCGAGCCttggaggcgagagcagaaacgacgaagacctcaccgtctccgccttctcagACGACGAGGGTGAGCAGACACCTGCCAAGGCGGGTGCAGACAAGACTGCGGAGAACGGCGAGGTCGCTGCTGCAAGCTCATCGCCGGCGGCGAATTTTAGCGCTGAAGACTCCCAGGTTCCGCCAGGCTCGCTGAGGCGCCCGGCGGGTGATGCCGCCCGCGAGTCGAGCGCAAGCAAGACGAACGTGTGCTGCCCAGCGGCGCTGGACAGCCTCGACAGAGACATCGACGAAGTTTGTAGACTGCTGGAGAGTCGCCCGGCCTACTCGTGTGGCGCGCGAGACTCTGAGGGGGAactcgagaaggagacaggaactcaagaggagaaaagcaacGCATCGGAAGACCGTGCTTCCGAGCTGAGCGTTGAGGCGCCGCTTCCTGTTGCGAGCGCCAGAGGCCggcgcagagaaagggaggaaaatAGAGACTTGGAGAGCAGAGCAGAGTTTGTGCGCAGACGTCACGCGTCCCTGGCCGCCATTGGCCGTCGCGTCAAGGCCGACGCCGCCAAGCGGCGCCACCGGTCTCTGTCCTCCCACCGCCGCGGGTCTGCCTCTGAGCTCGCCTTGGattcgtctcctgcttctccggcGAGACGCGCCAGCCTGGCGACGCTCGTGATTGCACAAGTCCGGGAGGAGGAGCGCGCCAAGGTCCGAGAGGCCCTCGAGGGTGGAGCGGAAGGCGAACGCGGCCTTGCCGGGTCTGCGAGACCGAGACGCAGTCGCACTCTCGAactctctcgcctcggcACAAACCACGACGCGTACGAGGCGGCGTACCGCCGCATCCTTGAGGGCTGCATCACTGTCAAGGAGACTGACTGGacgtttctcgcctctgggGAGACtggcgaaagcgagaagctGGCCTCCGACGGCCGAGCGAGCAGCGAGGACAGTGGATGCAGTGGAAACGCGAGCGGCGCCTAG
- a CDS encoding RNA recognition motif-containing protein (encoded by transcript TGME49_268200), with protein MENENGTVGSPTASVAALSKGKGLASPLLAGSLDGAQASAHAKETGCAHLGAQGPKAASPAPAKAGDRGVSQGLPGGLPVAATNNLAPLSQPLPHNAPPVEIKLFVGRVPHTVDEEALRPIFESFGEVREVFVIRDKSTLKHRNSAFVKMASLAAADACIRALHSNRVLDAALGPIIVKYATGEAERLGMHSLGMGGEGGGVDQAKLFVGSIPRTMSEDELRLFFQTYGTVEEVFVMKDSATGTGKGCAFVKFKYKEEGLHAMRNLNGKHVFDECTRPVEVRFAESKSQRQQQMAGGQHNFGGLGTWAGGVVAQGLSGMGRNASALGSNSNPRQAGQWKEYFAPDGRPYYHNEYTNVTTWERPPEFDHLPPLASLGLGQAAMFSGVGLHGSLGSGGGGGSETAGPPGANVFVFHIPNEWTKADLVQTFSGFGNIVSCHIAVDKASHRNRGFAFVSYDNIQSAANAVNHMNGCLVANKRLNVSIKKGEEHHVQHLLNVHAASHGPAAQGGAGPLGAGAQKSHQSVSGAGHMHAHGAGPQQSVSPGLSSGMVGLGSPLQQGAAVAAQGAVAGQGAQSAGSVHGHHASLSHLQLAGVGSPASSGMVGNTQIGAGQAFSGPGAQQQAWAGAAPGSGYQQAAYGGAGQRFNAY; from the exons ATGGAGAACGAGAACGGCACCGTGGGGAGTCCGACGGCGTCGGTTGCCGCCCTTTCGAAGGGGAAAGGTTTGGCGTCTCCGCTGCTCGCCGGCTCTCTGGATGGCGCCCAGGCctccgcgcatgcaaaggagACCGGGTGCGCGCACCTGGGCGCTCAGGGTCCGAAGGCGGCGAGTCCAGCGCCCGCGAAggccggagacagaggcgtctCGCAGGGCCTTCCGGGCGGCCTCCCGGTCGCGGCGACGAATAACCTCGCGCCGCTCTCTCAGCCGCTGCCGCACAACGCGCCGCCTGTGGAGATCAAGTTGTTTGTCGGGCGAGTGCCGCACAcggtcgacgaagaggcgctCCGGCCTATCTTCGAGAGCTTTGGAGAAGTCCGGGAGGTCTTCGTCATTCGCGATAAAAGCACCCtcaaacacagaaacagcgCATTCGTCAAAATGG CGTCGTTGGCGGCCGcggacgcatgcattcgcGCGCTCCACAGCAACAGAGTCCTCGACGCGGCGCTGGGCCCAATCATTGTGAAGTACGCGACCGGCGAGGCGGAGCGTCTGGGCATGCACAGCCTAGGAATGGGCGGAGAGGGGGGCGGCGTGGACCAGGCGAAGCTGTTTGTCGGGAGCATTCCGCGCACGATGAGTGAGGACGAGTTGCGGCTCTTCTTTCAAACGTACGGCACCGTCGAGGAGGTCTTTGTGATGAAGGACAGCGCGACGGGGACTGGCAAGGGCTGTGCCTTCGTCAAATTCAAGTACAAGGAAGAGGGTCTCCACGCCATGCGGAACTTGAACGGAAAACACGTTTTCGACGAATGCACGCGCCCCGTCGAAGTTCGCTTCGCCGAGAGCAAGTCCCAGCGTCAGCAGCAAATGGCTGGCGGCCAACACA ACTTTGGAGGGCTCGGGACTTGGGCGGGGGGCGTGGTGGCGCAGGGTCTCTCTGGAATGGGTCGGAACGCGTCGGCTCTGGGGAGCAACTCGAATCCCCGACAAGCGGGTCAGTGGAAAGAGTACTTCGCTCCCGACGGCCGTCCGTACTACCACAACGAGTACACGAACGTGACGACATGGGAGAGGCCTCCGGAGTTCGATCACTTGCCGCCGCTCGCGAGCCTGGGCTTGGGGCAGGCCGCGATGTTCTCGGGGGTGGGGCTCCACGGGTCGCTCGGCAGCGGAGGCGGTGGCGGGTCGGAGACGGCGGGGCCGCCAGGCGCGAACGTGTTTGTATTTCACATTCCGAATGAGTGGACCAAGGCGGACTTGGTGCAGACCTTTTCTGGCTTCGGAAACATCGTCTCGTGCCATATCGCGGTCGACAAGGCGAGTCACCGAAACCGCGGATTCGCGTTCGTCAGCTACGACAACATCCAAAGCGCGGCGAACGCAGTGAATCACATGAACGGCTGTCTCGTCGCGAACAAGCGCCTGAATGTGTCGATCAAAAAAGGCGAGGAACACCATGTCCAACATCTCCTGAACGTCCACGCGGCCAGCCACGGCCCGGCGGCCCAGGGCGGCGCCGGCCCCTTGGGCGCGGGCGCGCAGAAGAGCCACCAGAGCGTCTCGGGCGCAGgtcacatgcatgcgcatggcGCAGGTCCTCAGCAGAGCGTGAGCCCAGGCCTTTCTTCCGGGATGGTTGGGCTCGGCAGTCCCCTCCAGCAGGGCGCCGCGGTCGCGGCCCAGGGCGCGGTCGCGGGCCAGGGAGCCCAGAGCGCCGGCAGTGTGCACGGGCACCACGCGTCGCTCTCGCACCTGCAACTCGCAGGCGTCGGTTCCCCGGCGAGCAGCGGGATGGTCGGCAACACTCAGATCGGCGCGGGCCAGGCGTTCTCGGGTCCTGGAGCCCAGCAACAGGCTTGGGCCGGCGCCGCCCCCGGCAGCGGCTACCAGCAGGCCGCGTACGGGGGTGCGGGACAGAGATTCAATGCGTACTAG
- a CDS encoding hypothetical protein (encoded by transcript TGME49_268170) — translation MLRAASSLFGSEPLRRKAGGNAREEGPSPSPPRGSASAQAMSSSLCISVSLPASSSSQLRSPPPSTSSPSVLFPSAVCRHSCDTGDAFRP, via the exons atGCTTCGAGCAGCCTCGTCGCTGTTTGGCTCAGAGCCTCTGCGCAGAAAAGCGGGAGGtaacgcgagagaagaag GACCTTCACCGTCTCCCCCGAGAGGGTCTGCAAGCGCCCAGGCGatgtcgtcttcgctctgcaTCTCCGTGAGCCTTCcagcctcctcctcctcacAGCTGCGCTCTCCGCCACCGTCGACTTCGTCACCAAGCGTCCTTTTCCCTTCAGCAGTCTGCAGGCACTCGTGCGACACAGGCGACGCGTTTCGCCCCTGA
- a CDS encoding hypothetical protein (encoded by transcript TGME49_268178) yields MQLKQTPTMQMVTRYRTQTPPARRGMRPATGARQSAERKAKETGNRKARTAADRNAQAAAVPTETVTRNEVYRHSTDIVVASHAGSVAKLERSLEKNSLKGTSAVASKNFSLQKRKRLGEVWGRSSETQASPDFADEAEASTRSGESKEERLERKGELLQLKSATPAPRERPRRRNPRGFTAKNRNTLARE; encoded by the coding sequence ATGCAGCTCAAGCAAACTCCAACGATGCAGATGGTGACACGGTACAGGACGCAAACGCCGcccgcgagaagaggaatgAGGCCGGCAACTGGCGCAAGACAGAGcgccgagaggaaggcgaaagagacggGCAACAGAAAGGCAAGAACCGCTGCCGACAGGAACGCGCAGGCCGCCGCGGTTCCTACGGAGACGGTGACGAGGAacgaggtgtacagacactccaCAGATATCGTCGTAGCTAGCCACGCAGGCAGCGTTGCGAAGCTGGAACGAAGTCTTGAAAAGAATTCGCTCAAGGGAACCAGTGCAGTTGCTTCGAAgaacttctctctccagaaaaggaaaagactGGGGGAAGTGTGGGGAAGATCGAGCGAAACCCAGGCGTCACCGGACTTTGCGGACGAGGCCGAGGCGTCAACCAGGAGCGGCGAatcgaaggaagagagactggagaggaaaggagagctCCTCCAGTTGAAGAGCGCGACGCCCGCTCCAAGAGAAAGacccagaagaaggaaccCCAGGGGGTTCACAGCGAAGAACCGAAACACACTGGCAAGAGAGTGA
- a CDS encoding hypothetical protein (encoded by transcript TGME49_268182~Predicted trans-membrane domain (TMHMM2.0):249-279:285-308:397-420:440-463:467-490:535-558:607-630) produces MATAEPGTPSGAVDASGREAQAAAAPSDLHSGWLPRSFQSSDPTSSLCLRLAVAAPSQEGRKEDLSPSSPPPASANPAPRSSFQGQPPRSQAPRTVSFQLPSASSSLETCSLRPLPASPHAPHCLFSSTSPSAARSASMSSCSASPGAAPLHSRSSPCLSGPRSWSLSPDSAYSLTHSISAPVPEALALDGDRGADAFRGLLRRVSDADSDCSGHLTEASVEHGSCCGSLCRGYHAPTKWDLHMFFSGCLLAFACVLFCAEHVAAGLALCALAAVALGLVRAQRRVISLHLLLLLTLCACVLAAAWAIREAREIERTELLQKQERLFTRHLAALERRAETLRASGAAEADVAREAAEIEERRRTALALLRQAAMQTRKNKAAHARAEKPLEKRRQDQFLASSIAVVLLLFSLFLLNFVVAGYLGYLPFYFFVYQNLTVAFFSFRGAYAGLLCGATPAICFLLFCLKAYLAAWVLVPLLLLTLGLGLCAQVSAGRRAAARRPARSPSESTVSSDARQLQASPEPCEKAERRRRRNSLLRLIFETLLVVAVALVMVVHGILLPHCVRELNEKTDAEEKLPLGDGAEAQEAGDSEAQDVLSLYRAEALFSLLLCQELILLLSLLLLLPRLVLMCMQHRDARRNKGAEGLGRTLEKPRRSSLALLLLGAPCPSTSERERMHCKKGATDTGPRQPLTPRNLDIEEGQKTDKRESQALDDVEAEFIGRYEVRRNGRDDSYEFR; encoded by the exons ATGGCGACTGCTGAACCTGGGACTCCTTCTGGAGCCGTCGACGCCTCTGGTCGGGAGGCGCAGGCCGCAGCAGCCCCTAGCGATCTTCACAGTGGCTGGCTGCCTCGCTCTTTCCAGTCATCTGATCCTACCTCTTCattgtgtctccgtctcgccgtcgctgctccctcgcaagaaggaagaaaagaggacctgtcgccttcgtcccCGCCCCCTGCATCCGCGAACCCTGCACCGCGGAGCTCCTTCCAGGGCCAGCCGCCCCGGTCGCAAGCACCTCGCACTGTCAGCTTCCAGCTTCCCTCTGCTTCatcttctctggagacatGCTCGTTGCGGCCTCTACCCGCTTCCCCACACGCTCCTCattgtctcttttcctcgacttctccctCGGCGGCGAGGTCTGCTTCGATGTCTTCCTGCTCTGCGTCGCCCGGCGCAGCCCCCCTCCACTCGCGGAGctccccctgtctctccggaCCGCGGTCCTGGTCCCTGTCTCCCGACTCCGCCTACTCCTTGACGCACTCCATTTCTGCGCCTGTCCCCGAGGCGCTCGCcctcgacggagacaggggtGCCGACGCCTTCCGGGGCCTCCTCCGGCGCGTCTCGGACGCCGACTCGGACTGCAGCGGCCATCTAACTGAAGCCTCTGTGGAGCACGGCTCGTGTTGCGGCTCTCTTTGCAGAGGGTACCACGCACCTACGAAATGGGACCTGCATATGTTCTTCTCGGGCTGTCTGCTCGCGTTCGCGTGTGTGCTCTTCTGCGCCGAACATGTCGCTGCAGGCCTCGCCCTCTGCGCTCtcgccgccgtcgctctcggcCTCGTCCGAGCGCAACGACGCGTCATATCTCTCCACCTCTTGCTGCTCCTCACCCTCTGCGCCTGTGTCTTGGCTGCTGCGTGGGCGATtcgagaggcgcgagaaatTGAAAGAACGGAGCTTCtgcagaaacaggagagactcTTCACTCGACACCTGGCCGCCCTCGAACGGCGTGCAGAGACGCTCAGGGCCTCCGGAGCCGCAGAGGCAGACGTCGCCCGGGAAGCAGCGGAAatcgaagaaaggagaagaactgcGCTCGCCTTGCTCAGACAGGCGGCGATGCAGACTCGGAAAAACAaggcagcgcatgcacgagcagagaaacccctggagaaaagacgacaAGACCAGTTCTTAG CGAGCAGCATCGCCGTcgttctgctgctcttctccctgttcctCCTGAACTTTGTGGTGGCCGGGTATCTAGGCTACTTACCTTTCTACTTCTTCGTGTATCAGAACCTCACCgtggccttcttctcctttagGGGAGCTTACGCGGGGCTTCTGTGCGGAGCGACGCCGGCGATTtgctttctgctcttctgccTGAAAGCGTACCTCGCAGCCTGGGTCCTGGTCCCCCTGCTGCTTCTCACCCTGGGCCTCGGCCTCTGCGCCCAAGTGTCTGCTGGTCGTCGTGCGGCGGCTCGCAGGCCCGCGCGGTCGCCCTCGGAGtcaactgtctcctccgaTGCCCGACAGCTGCAGGCGAGTCCTGAGCCGTGCGAGAAggccgagaggagaaggcgacgaaacTCGCTGCTGCGGCTTATCTTTGAGACGCTCCTCGTGGTGGCCGTCGCCCTCGTCATGGTCGTTCACGGGATCCTGTTACCGCACTGCGTTAGAGAGCTCAACGAGAAGACAGATGCCGAGGAGAAGCTTCCTTTGGGGGACGGTGCCGAGGCGCAAGAGGCCGGCGACTCGGAGGCCCAGGATGTCCTTTCTCTCTACAGAGCCGAGGCACTCTTCAGTCTCCTTCTGTGCCAAGAACTTAttctcctgctctcgcttcttctgctgctcccgCGCCTCGTGttgatgtgcatgcagcaccGAGACGCGCGGAGGAACAAGGGGGCGGAGGGCCTTGGGCGGACCCTCGAGAAACCGCGGCGAAgctccctcgctcttctcctcctgggCGCGCCCTGCCCATCAacctcagagagagagcgcatgcactgcaaAAAGGGAGCGACGGACACAGGGCCGAGACAGCCGTTGACACCCAGAAATCTCGACATCGAAGAAGGccagaaaacagacaaacGCGAGAGTCAGGCCCTGGACGATGTCGAGGCGGAGTTCATAGGCAGATACGAAGTCCGCCGAAACGGGCGCGACGACTCCTACGAGTTCCGGTGA
- a CDS encoding hypothetical protein (encoded by transcript TGME49_268190), with the protein MIVQGSELFVPPLSPQHLPSQQDESPSQQFQRQPQGFVSATDIELGSNSVSGHALSTTELEGETAGLPVVKTGRYRHSDETENENLPETAVSKRFDGSAAANPMHTREQTSTEQDVLIFESDEPVPNPYQDRIDASGAGPETIGKTSQTSGTAVNNADIVTAYAASCDGSAAPVQCSLFLQPIDGSEEIFGAVTKNSFGHPPVTGTQLSRTRREDEEQPGGVVFEKGDPREKHDNGVPRHETGNGYTLNNNGGSRERPSQPSNLGKVPLREEDRKGPPSPPSLLDASLPALGGQQREQKAATEAENTEPLMQPATLLAFSVVDGGQAECQLPVKFLESSGERREDTGSLL; encoded by the coding sequence ATGATCGTTCAGGGCTCAGAACTGTTTGTTCCACCACTGTCTCCACAGCATCTGCCGAGTCAGCAAGATGAGAGCCCTTCGCAACAATTCCAAAGACAACCACAAGGTTTTGTTAGTGCAACGGACATAGAACTGGGGTCTAACAGCGTGTCAGGGCATGCACTTTCCACCACTGAGCTGGAGGGAGAAACTGCGGGATTGCCTGTCGTTAAGACTGGTCGATATCGGCATTCAGATGAAACCGAAAACGAGAACCTCCCGGAAACGGCTGTATCGAAGCGTTTTGACGGCAGCGCTGCCGCTAACCCCATGCACACGAGAGAGCAAACGTCCACCGAGCAGGATGTTCTGATTTTCGAAAGTGATGAACCTGTTCCGAATCCGTACCAGGATAGAATAGATGCAAGTGGAGCAGGTCCTGAAACGATAGGCAAGACGAGTCAGACGAGCGGGACGGCTGTGAATAATGCAGATATCGTAACCGCCTACGCAGCTTCCTGTGATGGGAGCGCAGCGCCTGTCCAATGCTCCCTCTTTCTACAACCCATCGATGGGTCTGAGGAGATCTTCGGCGCTGTCACAAAGAACAGCTTTGGTCATCCACCAGTCACGGGCACACAACTCTCGAGAACTCGGCGGGAAGATGAGGAACAGCCAGGTGGCGTCGTTTTTGAAAAAGGCGATCCACGCGAAAAACACGACAACGGGGTTCCGAGGCATGAAACAGGAAACGGGTACACGTTGAACAACAACGGCGGATCCAGGGAACGGCCCTCACAGCCGAGTAACCTCGGCAAAGTGCCGCtcagggaggaagacaggaagggACCCCCTTCGCCCCCTAGCCTTCTCGACGCCTCGTTACCAGCCCTAGGAGGACAGCAAAGGGAACAGAAAGCCGCCACGGAAGCGGAAAACACAGAGCCTTTGATGCAGCCGGCCACCTTACTGGCATTTTCAGTTGTAGACGGCGGCCAAGCAGAATGCCAGCTTCCTGTCAAGTTCCTTGAATCATCAGGCGAGCGCCGAGAAGATACCGGATCTCTGTTGTga